In Solanum pennellii chromosome 3, SPENNV200, a single window of DNA contains:
- the LOC107013914 gene encoding transcription factor TCP12-like isoform X1, whose product MYPSSNNSPNISSSSSFFHINIPSPSMQYEPEFIQYFQDFQFIQPSYDQNNLDTNITREDSDKLDKIEEDQSIIKSCNNKKDEKSSSSTSTIRRKNNKRTTSGSAGVGPSKKDRHSKINTAHGPRDRRMRLSLEIARKFFNLQDLLGFDKASKTVEWLLTKSKSAVNDLVQKINKDKCSGSTNPNIATVSSPSESCEVISGVIDESAATNTAETHKQQKKKVKSIRRAIFHPVVAKESRKEARARARERTIIKKSLNDNTNNNNNGDQSMADEDLTRSLGSWNTTFEDHQSGSQGYNNNNNNMNVVDNFNLVDTSNWSPFMFNYHQINTEISQEHQLTNFQYSGKLWEA is encoded by the exons atgtaCCCTTCGAGCAATAACAGCCCCAATATTTCCAGCTCTTCATCTTTTTTTCACATTAATATTCCATCTCCTTCTATGCAATATGAACCCGAATTCATCCAATATTTCCAAGATTTTCAATTCATCCAACCTAGTTACGATCAGAATAATCTCGATACCAATATTACTAGAGAAGATTCGGACAAACTAGATAAAATAGAAGAAGATCAATCAATCATAAAAAGCTGCAATAACAAGAAGGATGAGAAGAGTAGTAGCAGTACTAGTACTATTCGTAGAAAAAACAACAAGAGAACTACGAGTGGTAGTGCTGGTGTAGGACCTTCGAAGAAAGATAGACACAGCAAAATCAACACGGCACATGGCCCAAGAGACCGAAGAATGAGACTATCACTTGAAATTGCTCGcaaattcttcaatttgcaaGACTTGCTTGGGTTCGATAAAGCCAGCAAAACTGTAGAATGGCTACTCACAAAGTCAAAATCAGCGGTGAACGATCTGGTTCAGAAAATTAACAAAGACAAATGCAGCGGTAGTACAAATCCTAATATTGCTACTGTATCATCTCCTTCCGAATCATGTGAAGTTATCTCTGGAGTAATCGACGAATCAGCTGCAACTAATACAGCAGAAACTCACAAGCAACAGAAGAAAAAGGTTAAGTCGATTCGTAGGGCAATATTTCATCCCGTTGTTGCAAAGGAATCAAGGAAAGAAGCAAGAGCTAGGGCAAGGGAAAGAACAATAATAAAGAAAAGCCTAAATGATAACacgaataataataataatggtgATCAATCTATGGCTGATGAGGATTTAACAAGATCATTAGGATCTTGGAATACTACATTTGAAGATCATCAATCAGGTAGTCAAggctataataataataataataatatgaatgttGTTGATAACTTTAATTTGGTGGATACTAGCAACTGGAGCCCATTTATGTTCAACTATCACCAGATCAATACTGAAATTTCTCAAGAg CATCAATTGACGAACTTCCAGTATTCTGGGAAGTTATGGGAAGCTTAA
- the LOC107013914 gene encoding transcription factor TCP12-like isoform X2: protein MYPSSNNSPNISSSSSFFHINIPSPSMQYEPEFIQYFQDFQFIQPSYDQNNLDTNITREDSDKLDKIEEDQSIIKSCNNKKDEKSSSSTSTIRRKNNKRTTSGSAGVGPSKKDRHSKINTAHGPRDRRMRLSLEIARKFFNLQDLLGFDKASKTVEWLLTKSKSAVNDLVQKINKDKCSGSTNPNIATVSSPSESCEVISGVIDESAATNTAETHKQQKKKVKSIRRAIFHPVVAKESRKEARARARERTIIKKSLNDNTNNNNNGDQSMADEDLTRSLGSWNTTFEDHQSATGAHLCSTITRSILKFLKSIN from the exons atgtaCCCTTCGAGCAATAACAGCCCCAATATTTCCAGCTCTTCATCTTTTTTTCACATTAATATTCCATCTCCTTCTATGCAATATGAACCCGAATTCATCCAATATTTCCAAGATTTTCAATTCATCCAACCTAGTTACGATCAGAATAATCTCGATACCAATATTACTAGAGAAGATTCGGACAAACTAGATAAAATAGAAGAAGATCAATCAATCATAAAAAGCTGCAATAACAAGAAGGATGAGAAGAGTAGTAGCAGTACTAGTACTATTCGTAGAAAAAACAACAAGAGAACTACGAGTGGTAGTGCTGGTGTAGGACCTTCGAAGAAAGATAGACACAGCAAAATCAACACGGCACATGGCCCAAGAGACCGAAGAATGAGACTATCACTTGAAATTGCTCGcaaattcttcaatttgcaaGACTTGCTTGGGTTCGATAAAGCCAGCAAAACTGTAGAATGGCTACTCACAAAGTCAAAATCAGCGGTGAACGATCTGGTTCAGAAAATTAACAAAGACAAATGCAGCGGTAGTACAAATCCTAATATTGCTACTGTATCATCTCCTTCCGAATCATGTGAAGTTATCTCTGGAGTAATCGACGAATCAGCTGCAACTAATACAGCAGAAACTCACAAGCAACAGAAGAAAAAGGTTAAGTCGATTCGTAGGGCAATATTTCATCCCGTTGTTGCAAAGGAATCAAGGAAAGAAGCAAGAGCTAGGGCAAGGGAAAGAACAATAATAAAGAAAAGCCTAAATGATAACacgaataataataataatggtgATCAATCTATGGCTGATGAGGATTTAACAAGATCATTAGGATCTTGGAATACTACATTTGAAGATCATCAATCAG CAACTGGAGCCCATTTATGTTCAACTATCACCAGATCAATACTGAAATTTCTCAAGAg CATCAATTGA